A single region of the Salvia splendens isolate huo1 chromosome 18, SspV2, whole genome shotgun sequence genome encodes:
- the LOC121777046 gene encoding wings apart-like protein 2, with protein sequence MIVRTYGRRSRGLTRSYSDVVSEPPSQDVFNFTYSSADSAHCHLSDPYSLDSPQEPRQLPISPSADCGGLWKRKRAKVNDSEACVLISSRESEDYAVVEISDGESEEPELVKKIDRDRFDIDSSQEVSEFSGLPRRESVENGVSGFSENGGSWKPKWKDTHGLNSSLGLRELEITGSRVGSGSSRVVSRNHKEENGVLEKKRKKKNNKKSKKKLEVEEVGLGDLFVTSTLMETQESGETDELLEEVEYALDGLTKGQSVKVWQGSLLSLLSACGTAQHRRILRVHGSTKEIVDAVSGLNFDDPPSNLAAAALLCLLTTDGRGDHLLEAPSCICFLIKLLKPLECGGGAAKKKVPTIGSRLLGLCRKSGPIQDSAKGTDSSSTDIMLKVQDILVSVKEMKPKDAADHRMEEPKLTPKWISLLTMEKASLSTISIQDTSGTVRKMGGNFKEKLRELGGLDEVFEVARNCHSTMEEWLEKSPIFALDLKDKLGPDSLVVLLKCLKIMENTTIRSKDNQCHLLGMKGKSDGQRAPRFFTELILSVIKILSGVTIQRRSSRTLNDEKMGGTSEEDIHSGACCNMAVSQKSSSASPTCNICLVPWQSGSRTSQESSQASVDPLLLKMRVESSSAVSCSGSYGNSDRLLEQSNNQDPFAFDGGDEATNWELLSGTGRMRKSLAQDNRGSSRENEEIHPSGLMCSQQESSNMEIYNPEDASCSFASEEEEDMLDLLDTAVKVLVNLSNDNPKGCQQIATLGGLEILSSLIAGHFPSFSNTLLTDQEYNLLVNILCLLVNMVEKDGQNRSRLASVTVSLPSVSGSETGDERDVISLLCSIFVANHGASQAAGEDGWLSLEDEESVLQEVKEAEKRAVEAYSALLLAFLSTESKSIRRAIAERLPNRKLSVVVPVLERFVEFHMAMNMISPETYIAVLEVIESCRIP encoded by the exons ATGATAGTGAGAACATACGGCCGGCGCAGCAGAGGGCTGACGCGGAGCTACTCCGACGTCGTTTCGGAGCCCCCTTCCCAAGACGTTTTCAATTTCACATATTCGTCCGCGGATTCCGCCCACTGCCACTTGTCCGATCCCTACAGCCTCGATTCTCCGCAGGAGCCGCGGCAATTGCCGATTTCGCCCTCTGCCGATTGCGGGGGTTTGTGGAAGCGGAAGAGAGCGAAGGTGAACGATTCGGAGGCGTGCGTTTTGATTTCTTCTCGGGAATCGGAGGATTATGCGGTGGTGGAGATTTCCGATGGGGAGTCGGAGGAGCCGGAATTGGTCAAGAAAATCGACCGTGATCGTTTCGATATCGATTCTTCGCAGGAGGTGAGTGAGTTTTCGGGTTTGCCAAGGAGAGAGAGTGTGGAAAATGGCGTTTCTGGGTTTTCTGAAAATGGGGGTTCTTGGAAACCTAAGTGGAAGGATACACACGGTTTGAATTCGTCATTGGGGCTGCGTGAATTGGAGATTACGGGGAGTAGAGTGGGTTCGGGTAGTAGCAGAGTGGTTTCCCGAAATCATAAGGAAGAGAATGGGGTGttggagaagaagaggaagaagaagaacaaTAAGAAGAGTAAGAAGAAGTTGGAAGTGGAGGAGGTGGGACTAGGCGATTTATTTGTTACCTCTACATTGATGGAAACACAGGAGTCTGGGGAAACGGATGAGCTCCTGGAGGAGGTGGAGTACGCATTGGATGGGTTAACGAAGGGGCAGAGTGTGAAGGTTTGGCAGGGGAGTCTTTTATCTTTGTTGTCGGCGTGTGGAACAGCTCAACATCGGCGAATTCTAAGGGTTCATGG GTCGACCAAAGAAATTGTTGATGCTGTTTCGGGACTCAATTTTGATGACCCTCCAAGCAACCTCGCTGCTGCTGCTTTACTTTGTCTACTGACAACTGAT GGTCGAGGTGACCATCTTCTGGAGGCACCAAGTTGCATATGCTTTCTGATAAAGTTGTTAAAACCACTAGAATGTGGAGGTGGAGCCGCCAAAAAGAAAGTTCCAACCATTGGTAGCAGGCTTTTAGGACTCTGCAGGAAATCTGGTCCTATACAAGACTCAGCCAAGGGAACTGATTCCAGCTCTACTGATATCATGCTAAAGGTTCAGGATATCCTTGTCAGTGTCAAGGAAATGAAGCCAAAAGATGCTGCTGATCATAGGATGGAAGAACCCAAGTTGACTCCTAAATGGATTAGTTTGCTTACAATGGAGAAAGCTTCCTTATCGACCATCTCTATTCAAG ACACCTCTGGCACTGTAAGGAAAATGGGGGGTAACTTCAAGGAAAAATTAAGAGAGCTTGGAGGACTTGATGAAGTGTTTGAAGTGGCGAGGAATTGTCATTCCACAATGGAG GAATGGTTGGAGAAGAGTCCAATTTTTGCTCTAGATTTGAAAGATAAGTTGGGGCCAGATAGTCTAGTAGTGCTCTTGAAATGTCTAAAAATAATGGAAAACACTACAATCCGTAGCAAGGATAACCAG TGCCATTTGCTTGGAATGAAAGGAAAATCCGATGGTCAACGAGCTCCACGTTTCTTCACAGAACTCATTCTGAGCGTCATTAAGATTCTCTCAG GTGTCACCATACAGCGAAGATCTTCAAGAACGTTAAATGATGAAAAGATGGGCGGTACCTCTGAGGAGGACATTCACTCTGGAGCGTGCTGTAACATGGCTGTTTCTCAGAAAAGCTCAAGTGCATCTCCTACGTGCAATATATGCCTAGTACCTTGGCAGTCAGGATCGAGGACTAGTCAAGAATCTAGCCAGGCATCTGTGGATCCGCTATTGCTAAAAATGAGGGTTGAGTCTTCTTCAGCAGTATCATGTAGTGGATCATATGGTAATTCAGATAGACTACTAGAACAGTCCAACAACCAGGATCCTTTTGCATTTGATGGGGGTGATGAGGCAACAAACTGGGAGTTGCTATCAGGGACTGGAAGAATGAGGAAATCTCTGGCTCAAGATAACAGGGGAAGCTCAAGGGAAAATGAAGAAATCCATCCCTCTGGCTTGATGTGCAGCCAACAAGAGTCGAGTAACATGGAAATTTATAATCCAGAGGATGCGTCATGTTCTTTTGCtagtgaggaagaggaagataTGCTTGACCTTCTAGATACTGCTGTTAAG GTTCTTGTGAACTTGTCCAACGACAACCCTAAGGGCTGCCAGCAAATTGCAACACTTGGAGGCTTGGAAATCTTATCCTCTCTGATTGCTGGCCATTTTCCATCATTTAGCAACACACTTCTCACTGATCAAGAGTACAACCTTCTTGTTAATATTCTGTGCTTGCTTGTGAATATGGTAGAGAAGGACGGGCAGAACAG ATCTCGGCTGGCATCAGTTACTGTGTCATTACCCAGCGTCAGTGGTTCAGAAACGGGGGATGAAAGGGATGTGATCTCTCTTCTGTGCTCAATCTTCGTGGCTAATCATGGAGCTAGTCAGGCTGCTGGAGAGGATGGATGGTTATCACTG GAGGATGAAGAATCCGTGTTACAGGAAGTAAAAGAAGCCGAGAAAAGGGCTGTGGAAGCTTATTCAGCTCTTCTTCTAGCTTTCCTCTCCACGGAAAG TAAGAGCATACGCCGTGCCATTGCTGAGCGTCTTCCCAACCGGAAGTTGTCCGTTGTTGTTCCCGTGCTGGAGAGATTCGTG GAATTTCATATGGCGATGAACATGATCTCACCAGAGACTTACATTGCAGTTCTTGAAGTCATTGAGTCGTGTAGGATTCCATGA
- the LOC121777047 gene encoding G-type lectin S-receptor-like serine/threonine-protein kinase At4g27290, whose protein sequence is MNMLCRSSTISFRLSLFLLTTSFISAHTITTSQTLSDNRNDTLVSSNGAFALGFYSPASSRNRYVGIWYNNMKDKTVVWVANRDDPLPDRSGVLKVIEPGRLLLLNNATKATIWSANISRSAQHSPLARLLDSGNLVVVDESDESNIIWQSFDYPTDTFLPGMKLGKNFVSGHEVYVSSANSNDDPATGGFTYRCDPSGYPQTVIKVGDSFRYKSGPWNGVSFSGTPHLVKNALFSFGVVINENEVYYNFQLLKDDVYTRLVLNEFGIGQRLIWSDETRSWKPYLAFPNENCDSYKLCGAYGICSTTWPECSCLDKFMPANPQGWNAGNFSNGCIRKTPLNCEDGGNGFLQYSGVKLPDTEGSSYNTSMSLEECKVSCAGNCSCSAYASLNISNGESGCLLWFGELVNMREISPGQDIYIRMAKSELGSRSRKREIIIVTVSVVTGIVLLSLGLFLFYLVRKNLKHQQQETDNLRDSSETYEEQKIQMFELSTMINATNGFSVSNKLGEGGFGPVFKGLLEGHDIAVKRLSTTSLQGAHEFKNELICIAKLQHRNLVKLLGCCIEGEERMLVYEYMTNKSLDLILFDQVKRKMLDWPRRFDIINGIARGLTYLHQDSRLRVIHRDLKASNILLDSDMIPKISDFGLARICGGNETGAKTSRVVGTYGYMSPEYAVDGLFSVKSDVFSFGVLVLEIISGKRNRGFTLVDHRHNLLGHAWMLYKEERSLELADSCLEYSSYLSQVARSIHVGLLCVQEETEERPNMSSVVLMLNNDGVLPQPKHPGFFTGRDVVIRSETWHSSNTAGTSNAMTISQLEAR, encoded by the exons ATGAATATGCTATGCAGAAGCAGCACTATTAGCTTTAGGCTGTCTCTGTTTCTATTGACAACCTCCTTTATCTCAGCTCACACCATTACAACTTCCCAAACACTGAGCGATAACCGTAACGACACTCTCGTCTCATCCAACGGAGCCTTTGCCTTGGGGTTTTACAGCCCAGCGAGCTCCAGGAATCGGTACGTGGGCATATGGTACAACAACATGAAAGACAAGACTGTGGTGTGGGTCGCCAACAGAGACGATCCGCTCCCCGATCGATCAGGCGTGCTCAAAGTCATCGAGCCAGGCCGCCTGCTCCTTCTCAACAACGCTACTAAAGCTACTATCTGGTCCGCTAATATATCACGCAGTGCGCAACACTCTCCCCTCGCACGTTTACTCGACTCGGGGAATCTCGTTGTGGTGGATGAAAGCGACGAGAGCAATATTATATGGCAGAGCTTCGACTATCCAACCGACACTTTCCTACCAGGGATGAAGCTCGGTAAGAACTTTGTGTCCGGACATGAAGTCTACGTCTCGTCGGCTAATAGCAATGATGATCCGGCAACAGGTGGTTTCACGTATCGTTGCGATCCTAGTGGCTATCCGCAGACTGTGATCAAAGTAGGTGACTCGTTCCGGTACAAATCAGGGCCGTGGAATGGTGTTAGCTTCAGTGGCACACCGCACTTGGTGAAAAACGCTCTTTTCTCGTTTGGAGTGGTGATCAACGAGAACGAGGTTTACTATAACTTCCAACTCCTCAAAGACGATGTATATACGAGGCTAGTGCTGAACGAATTTGGCATTGGACAGAGGTTGATCTGGTCTGATGAGACCCGAAGTTGGAAACCTTATCTTGCTTTTCCCAACGAAAATTGTGATTCATATAAATTGTGTGGTGCATATGGTATTTGTAGCACAACTTGGCCTGAATGCTCCTGTTTGGATAAATTCATGCCGGCCAATCCTCAAGGTTGGAATGCTGGTAATTTTTCGAATGGATGCATTAGAAAGACCCCCTTGAACTGTGAAGATGGTGGCAACGGTTTTCTCCAGTATTCCGGTGTCAAATTACCAGACACGGAGGGTTCCTCGTACAACACGAGTATGAGCCTTGAAGAGTGCAAGGTATCTTGTGCTGGAAATTGCTCGTGCTCAGCCTATGCCAGTTTGAATATAAGCAATGGTGAAAGTGGATGTCTACTCTGGTTCGGTGAGCTTGTCAACATGAGAGAGATTTCACCTGGACAAGATATCTACATCAGAATGGCTAAATCTGAATTAG GCTCGAGAAGTAGGAAACGAGAAATAATTATAGTGACGGTGTCAGTAGTAACGGGTATTGTGCTGCTAAGCCTGGGCttgtttctattttatcttGTTAGGAAAAATCTGAAGCATCAACAACAAGAAACAG ACAATTTGAGGGATTCTAGTGAAACTTACGAAGAGCAAAAGATACAAATGTTTGAATTATCCACAATGATCAATGCTACTAATGGATTTTCAGTCAGTAATAAGCTGGGAGAAGGTGGATTTGGGCCGGTTTTTAAG GGATTGCTGGAGGGACATGACATTGCTGTCAAACGACTATCGACAACTTCCCTTCAAGGAGCACATGAGTTCAAGAATGAGTTAATCTGTATCGCCAAACTTCAGCATCGAAATCTAGTGAAGCTTTTAGGATGTTGCATTGAAGGAGAAGAAAGGATGCTCGTTTATGAATACATGACCAACAAAAGCCTCGACTTAATACTATTCG ATCAAGTGAAGAGAAAGATGCTAGACTGGCCAAGACGCTTCGATATTATTAATGGAATTGCTAGAGGCCTTACGTATCTTCATCAAGATTCACGTCTTAGAGTTATCCATAGAGATCTCAAAGCCAGTAATATATTACTAGATTCAGACATGATTCCTAAAATATCAGACTTTGGCCTTGCAAGAATATGTGGAGGCAACGAAACTGGAGCCAAAACAAGCCGAGTTGTAGGAACATA TGGCTACATGTCCCCGGAGTATGCTGTAGACGGCTTATTTTCAGTGAAGTCGGACGTGTTTAGCTTTGGTGTTCTGGTGTTGGAAATCATAAGTGGCAAAAGAAACAGAGGATTCACTCTGGTAGACCATCGCCACAACCTTCTTGGACAT GCATGGATGCTTTACAAAGAAGAAAGGTCACTTGAGTTAGCAGATTCTTGTTTGGAATATTCAAGCTATTTATCGCAAGTAGCACGATCGATACATGTGGGCCTTTTGTGCGTTCAAGAAGAGACGGAAGAGAGGCCAAACATGTCTTCAGTGGTGCTGATGCTCAACAACGATGGGGTTCTGCCCCAACCCAAACATCCTGGTTTCTTCACAGGAAGAGATGTCGTGATAAGAAGTGAAACTTGGCACAGCTCTAACACTGCAGGTACTTCTAATGCAATGACCATTTCACAGCTGGAGGCTcgttaa
- the LOC121777387 gene encoding bifunctional bis(5'-adenosyl)-triphosphatase/adenylylsulfatase FHIT-like, with amino-acid sequence METESFTFGPYKIDPRGVFYTTQFSYAMVNLRPLVPVCPRRVVKRFIDLTADETSDLWLTAHKIGPQLESYHKASSLTLNIQDGPQAGQTVLHVCIHIIPRKVGDFEKNDEIYDAIDAKEKALKEKFDPDNERKDRSMEEMAEEADQYRKLFI; translated from the exons ATGGAAACTGAGAGTTTCACTTTTGGTCCATACAAAATCGACCCCAGAGGAGTGTTCTACACTACTCAATTCTCGTACGCGATGGTCAATTTGCGCCCCCTTGTTCC TGTCTGCCCAAGACGTGTTGTTAAGCGCTTCATTGATCTAACTGCTGATGAGACGAGTGACCTATGGCTCACGGCACATAAGATTGGGCCCCAGCTTGAGTCCTACCATAAGGCATCTTCACTGACACTCAATATCCAA GATGGGCCTCAGGCTGGACAAACCGTTCTTCATGTCTGCATCCACATAATTCCACGGAAAGTTGGGGATTTTGAGAAGAACGATGAGATCTATGATGCT ATTGATGCGAAGGAGAAGGCGCTGAAAGAGAAGTTTGATCCCGACAATGAAAGGAAGGACAGAAGCATGGAAGAGATGGCTGAAGAGGCGGATCAATACAGAAAACTATTCATATAG
- the LOC121777386 gene encoding bifunctional bis(5'-adenosyl)-triphosphatase/adenylylsulfatase FHIT-like — MLNVSPFLTFRHFLTAFLYLRPTSRCLFLRQHSPSLFSSFTRSAHTMESESFTFGPYKIDPKEVFYSTQLSYAMVNSRPLLPGHVLICPRRDVKRFIDLTGDETSDLWLTAQKIGRQLESYHKASSLTLVIQDGPQAGQTVPHVHIHILPRKGGDFEKNDEIYDAIDAKEKELKEKLDLDKERKDRSMEEMAEEADQYRKLFI, encoded by the exons ATGTTAAACGTTTCGCCATTCCTTACTTTCCGTCATTTTCTGACCGCGTTTCTCTACCTACGCCCCACCTCCCGCTGCCTGTTCCTCCGCCAACACTCGCCTTCGCTTTTTTCCTCCTTCACTCGCAGCGCTCACACG ATGGAATCTGAGAGTTTCACATTTGGTCCATACAAAATCGACCCTAAAGAAGTGTTCTACTCTACTCAACTCTCGTATGCTATGGTCAATTCGCGCCCACTTCTTCCTGGT CATGTGCTTATCTGCCCAAGACGTGATGTTAAGCGCTTCATTGATCTCACTGGTGATGAGACGAGTGATCTATGGCTCACGGCACAGAAGATTGGGCGCCAGCTTGAGTCCTACCATAAGGCATCTTCATTGACACTCGTGATCCAA GATGGGCCTCAGGCTGGACAGACTGTTCCTCATGTCCACATACACATTCTTCCACGGAAAGGTGGGGATTTTGAGAAGAACGATGAGATCTACGATGCT ATCGACGCAAAGGAGAAGGAGCTGAAAGAGAAGCTTGATCTCGACAAGGAAAGGAAGGACAGAAGCATGGAAGAGATGGCTGAAGAGGCGGATCAATACAGAAAACTATTCATATAG